A genomic stretch from Candidatus Hydrogenedentota bacterium includes:
- a CDS encoding sigma-54-dependent Fis family transcriptional regulator, whose product MQHRVLVVDDESSMRELLEIVLAKDGYEVIALPNVNDAIERLSKEAFDVVLTDLRMGTERDAGMGLLEWITANNPTTPAIMMTAYGSVETAIEAMKRGAVDYIMKPFKNDEVRLQVQRAIEQRNLKRENQALRKDQANRGKLENIVGKSRPVEELREMIKRVSDLPSTVAIYGESGTGKELVARGIHALSSRSPKPFVAVNCGGFPENLLESELFGHKKGSFTGAYDDKEGLFVVADGGTLFLDEIGEMPMALQVKLLRVLDNNVVYPVGGTQGIKVDVRIISATNKKLDQMVKEGAFREDLYYRLNVIPIHVPALRDRADDIPLLTRAFVATHAAKMGRGPIQTSPEAESALQAFNWPGNVRELMNVLERAVALCRDNKLEITDLPPYVREIAGTAAHRVESLPDKGFDLEKYVAEIETNLIQQALQNTKYSQKRAAGLLGLTARSLRYRLKKYGLESD is encoded by the coding sequence GTGCAACACCGCGTACTCGTAGTCGACGACGAATCCAGCATGCGCGAATTGCTGGAAATCGTGCTCGCGAAGGACGGCTATGAGGTTATTGCGCTGCCGAACGTCAACGACGCCATCGAGCGGCTCTCGAAGGAAGCGTTCGACGTCGTGTTGACGGATTTGCGCATGGGCACCGAACGCGACGCGGGCATGGGGCTGCTCGAATGGATCACCGCGAATAACCCCACGACGCCCGCAATTATGATGACGGCATACGGCAGTGTCGAGACGGCGATCGAAGCCATGAAGCGCGGCGCCGTCGATTACATCATGAAACCGTTCAAGAACGACGAAGTTCGGCTTCAGGTGCAGCGCGCGATCGAACAGCGCAACCTCAAGCGCGAAAATCAGGCCCTGCGCAAGGACCAGGCGAACCGCGGCAAGCTCGAGAACATCGTCGGGAAGAGCCGTCCCGTCGAAGAACTGCGCGAGATGATCAAACGGGTCTCCGACCTGCCGAGCACCGTCGCGATCTACGGCGAGAGCGGGACCGGAAAGGAACTCGTCGCGCGCGGCATTCACGCGTTGAGCAGCCGGTCTCCAAAGCCGTTCGTCGCGGTGAATTGCGGCGGATTTCCGGAGAACTTGCTCGAGAGCGAACTGTTTGGACACAAAAAAGGGTCGTTTACCGGCGCCTACGACGACAAAGAGGGGTTGTTCGTCGTTGCAGACGGGGGCACGCTGTTCCTCGACGAAATTGGCGAGATGCCGATGGCGCTGCAAGTGAAGCTCTTGCGCGTCCTGGATAACAACGTCGTGTATCCCGTTGGCGGCACGCAGGGCATCAAGGTTGACGTCCGCATCATTTCCGCGACCAACAAAAAACTCGATCAGATGGTAAAGGAAGGCGCCTTCCGCGAGGACCTGTATTACCGGCTGAACGTAATCCCGATTCACGTGCCCGCGCTGCGCGACCGCGCAGACGACATCCCGCTGCTGACGCGCGCATTCGTTGCGACCCACGCGGCCAAGATGGGGCGCGGGCCAATCCAGACTTCCCCCGAGGCGGAATCGGCGCTACAGGCGTTTAACTGGCCGGGAAACGTGCGGGAACTGATGAACGTGCTCGAGCGCGCCGTCGCCCTGTGCCGGGACAATAAACTCGAGATAACCGATCTGCCGCCCTACGTCCGCGAGATTGCCGGCACAGCCGCGCACAGGGTCGAGTCGCTGCCGGACAAAGGGTTCGACCTGGAGAAGTACGTCGCGGAGATCGAAACCAATCTCATTCAGCAGGCGCTGCAAAACACGAAGTACTCGCAGAAGCGGGCAGCAGGGCTGCTGGGATTGACCGCGCGTTCGCTACGGTACCGGCTGAAGAAGTATGGACTGGAAAGCGACTGA
- a CDS encoding PAS domain S-box protein — protein MSSVHSSHATRGGVGVGRPWAWTTGIVRLALLGVVAVGTFLIHDYEKAEEVYLVAFYCFGFASAIGHLVAVRRGEPVTRLLTWAQVLVDFGVIAATVSFTGGPHSHFAFLFVVSILEAGILLGLSQGFIVATLSAAIMALLNVISPAPFQSGQEPYFGYDVGAITVWYGFLVQALAYYLTAAISGYWNQQVTRLQQFQREILDNMNNGFLIADLEGTVTLLNKAAERILNISEADAIGRPVQEILRVASGEECPVITALKSERDFTRYEYIGLVFPSTAKLLGLSTSRIFDWRRRMTGIIASFSDLTELEQMREEIKKNDRLSVTGELAAGLAHEIRNPVAAIRGAVDELIGSLDKPALATKLATIAMRESDQLNAIVSDFLDFARRPRVRREMFDVCGLAREVIEATQHKYSGAAALRVRGQFPGHPCPVSGDRTQIRQVFINLAKNGIEAMNEQGALHVAVVPSGTFVEIRFDDQGPGIDPDKVARIFEPFYTTKEHGVGMGLAICMRIITAHDGTIRAASRQGGGASLSVRLPLVRAEE, from the coding sequence GTGAGTTCGGTCCACTCCTCCCACGCCACGCGCGGGGGTGTGGGCGTCGGCAGACCGTGGGCGTGGACGACCGGGATCGTTCGACTGGCGTTGCTCGGCGTCGTCGCGGTCGGCACGTTTCTAATCCACGACTACGAAAAAGCCGAAGAAGTATATCTCGTCGCGTTCTACTGCTTCGGGTTCGCAAGCGCCATCGGCCATCTCGTCGCCGTGCGTCGCGGCGAGCCGGTTACGCGCCTGTTGACGTGGGCGCAGGTGCTCGTCGATTTCGGCGTCATTGCGGCGACGGTCAGCTTCACGGGCGGGCCGCACAGCCACTTCGCGTTTCTCTTCGTTGTATCCATTCTCGAAGCGGGCATCCTGCTGGGGTTGTCCCAGGGGTTTATTGTCGCCACCTTGTCCGCCGCGATCATGGCGCTGCTCAACGTAATTTCGCCGGCGCCTTTTCAGTCAGGCCAAGAGCCCTACTTCGGGTACGACGTAGGCGCCATTACCGTGTGGTACGGGTTTCTCGTGCAGGCCCTCGCGTACTACCTCACGGCCGCGATCTCCGGATACTGGAACCAGCAGGTCACGCGCCTGCAACAGTTTCAGCGCGAGATTCTCGACAACATGAATAACGGCTTCCTGATCGCCGATCTCGAGGGGACCGTGACGCTGCTGAACAAGGCAGCGGAACGGATTCTGAACATTTCCGAAGCGGACGCCATCGGCCGCCCCGTGCAGGAAATCCTGCGCGTCGCCTCCGGCGAGGAATGCCCCGTTATCACGGCGCTGAAATCGGAACGCGACTTTACGCGCTACGAATACATCGGGCTTGTGTTTCCAAGCACCGCGAAACTGTTGGGACTGAGCACCAGCCGCATCTTCGATTGGCGCAGGCGGATGACCGGAATCATCGCGTCGTTCAGCGACCTGACCGAACTCGAGCAAATGCGCGAGGAAATCAAGAAGAACGATCGCCTGTCCGTCACCGGAGAACTCGCCGCGGGTCTCGCGCACGAGATTCGAAACCCCGTCGCGGCAATCCGCGGCGCGGTGGACGAACTCATCGGCTCGCTCGACAAACCAGCGCTGGCGACGAAACTCGCGACAATCGCGATGCGCGAATCGGACCAGTTGAACGCGATCGTATCCGACTTTCTCGATTTCGCGCGCAGGCCGAGGGTCCGGCGCGAGATGTTCGACGTGTGCGGCCTTGCGCGCGAAGTCATCGAGGCCACGCAGCACAAATACTCGGGCGCGGCGGCGCTGCGCGTACGCGGCCAGTTTCCCGGTCATCCGTGCCCGGTTTCCGGCGACCGCACGCAGATTCGTCAAGTCTTCATCAATCTTGCGAAGAACGGCATCGAGGCAATGAACGAACAGGGCGCGCTGCACGTCGCCGTTGTGCCGAGCGGCACGTTCGTCGAAATCCGGTTCGACGACCAGGGACCGGGGATTGACCCGGACAAGGTTGCGCGTATTTTCGAGCCTTTTTATACTACGAAGGAACATGGCGTGGGGATGGGTCTTGCTATCTGTATGCGCATCATCACGGCGCACGACGGCACCATCCGCGCCGCATCGCGGCAAGGCGGGGGCGCTTCGTTGAGCGTGCGTTTACCCCTTGTCCGCGCCGAGGAGTGA
- a CDS encoding type IV pilus twitching motility protein PilT, which yields MADISIRELLQKMTEQGASDLHIAVGTPPILRIHGLLEPLHEYPKLAPEDTQELIYSVMSEEQIASFETDRELDMSFGIEGLSRYRLNVYRDRGSVVAAFRSIPFDIRSCDELGLPRIVAEFAYKPQGLVLICGPTGSGKSTTLAAVLDKINRERPVHIITIEDPIEYLHQHNMATINQREVNADTKSFAAALKRVLRQDPDVILIGEMRDQETIAAAITVAETGHLAFATLHTNDALQTINRIVDVFPASQQDQVRTQLSFVLEGICVQQLIPRADGMGRVLALEVMIPNTAIRSLIREEKLQQIPSMIEIGTGEGMMTMNQSLFRLVKRNAITMDMAFKRTADPEGLRRLLEKGL from the coding sequence ATGGCCGACATCAGCATCCGAGAATTACTTCAGAAAATGACCGAGCAGGGTGCAAGCGATCTGCACATTGCCGTCGGCACGCCGCCGATTCTGCGCATCCACGGATTGCTCGAACCGCTGCACGAATATCCCAAGCTCGCGCCGGAAGATACGCAGGAACTCATCTACAGCGTCATGAGCGAAGAACAGATCGCGTCATTCGAAACGGACCGCGAACTCGATATGTCGTTCGGGATCGAAGGACTCAGCCGGTACCGCCTGAACGTGTACCGCGATCGCGGTTCCGTCGTTGCGGCCTTTCGCTCGATTCCTTTCGACATCCGGTCGTGCGACGAGCTTGGTCTGCCGCGAATCGTGGCGGAGTTCGCGTATAAGCCGCAGGGTCTCGTACTAATCTGCGGTCCAACCGGTAGCGGCAAATCGACGACACTTGCCGCGGTCCTTGACAAGATCAACCGCGAACGTCCCGTGCACATCATCACAATCGAAGACCCAATTGAATACCTGCACCAACACAACATGGCAACCATCAACCAGCGCGAGGTGAACGCGGACACAAAGTCGTTTGCCGCGGCGCTCAAGCGCGTGCTGCGCCAGGACCCGGACGTGATACTCATCGGCGAAATGCGCGACCAGGAAACCATCGCCGCGGCAATCACCGTCGCGGAAACGGGCCACCTGGCGTTTGCGACGCTGCACACCAACGACGCCCTCCAGACGATCAACCGCATTGTGGACGTGTTCCCCGCGAGCCAGCAGGACCAGGTCCGCACACAGCTTTCGTTCGTGCTTGAAGGCATCTGCGTGCAACAGCTCATTCCGCGCGCCGACGGCATGGGACGCGTGCTGGCCCTCGAAGTGATGATTCCCAACACGGCCATCCGCTCTTTGATTCGCGAAGAAAAGCTGCAGCAGATTCCGTCGATGATCGAAATCGGCACCGGCGAAGGTATGATGACGATGAACCAATCGCTGTTTCGCCTCGTGAAGCGCAACGCGATCACAATGGACATGGCGTTCAAGCGCACCGCCGATCCCGAGGGCTTGCGCCGGCTGCTGGAAAAGGGACTGTGA
- the pilB gene encoding type IV-A pilus assembly ATPase PilB, translating into MAPKTAKRRLGDVLLEQELVTTEQLQECIQLQRNTGQSLASILVSKKYLSEEDLVITLSEQLGIPHIRVMNYNIPQEVLNEVPESLARQYQMLPVSVTGDVLTLAMADPLNIMALDDLRMLTSYEIEPVVAVQSELMDAINRHYGGKHSDKLYDELLTADAAKQDGVQVVEQKDEIEDIAHAQAEAQDAPVIRLVNLILVAALENRASDIHVEPYEKNLRVRYRVDGMLEEQKNPPKSVQSALISRLKIMSGLDIAEHRLPQDGRFRIKFRGHEVDFRVSILPCYHGEKVVMRVLDKSSLSLDLDTLGFAEQPMEAFREALALPFGMILLTGPTGSGKTTTLYSALHKLNGPDTNIITVEDPVEYELFGVNQVQVRSEIGLTFAAGLRSILRQDPDVIMVGEIRDEETADIAIKAALTGHLVLSTLHTNDAASVFTRLVDMGMEPFLVQSSVGLAAAQRLLRRVCPDCKEPIRVPEEVLERIQFKHSPGAPPPSFVRGRGCTKCKDTGYRGRLAVIEAMPNYPDLQDLIMTRAPAAEIKRAAIQCGMATLRQNALKKAAEGITTIEEVLRVSAAD; encoded by the coding sequence GTGGCACCGAAGACGGCGAAGCGGCGCTTGGGCGATGTCTTGCTCGAGCAAGAGTTGGTGACGACCGAGCAGTTGCAGGAATGCATTCAACTGCAGCGCAACACGGGGCAGAGCCTCGCGTCAATACTCGTATCCAAAAAGTATTTGAGCGAAGAAGACCTCGTCATCACATTGAGCGAACAGCTCGGCATTCCGCACATCCGCGTGATGAACTACAACATCCCGCAGGAAGTCTTGAACGAAGTGCCGGAATCGCTCGCGCGGCAGTACCAGATGCTGCCGGTATCGGTGACGGGCGATGTATTGACGCTGGCGATGGCCGACCCGCTCAACATCATGGCGCTCGACGATCTGCGAATGCTGACGAGCTACGAGATCGAGCCGGTGGTCGCCGTGCAGTCCGAACTGATGGACGCGATCAACCGTCACTACGGCGGTAAGCACAGCGACAAGCTATACGACGAGCTGCTCACCGCGGACGCCGCGAAGCAGGACGGTGTGCAGGTTGTCGAACAGAAGGACGAGATCGAGGATATCGCCCACGCACAGGCGGAGGCGCAGGACGCTCCGGTCATCCGGCTTGTAAACCTGATCTTGGTCGCCGCGTTGGAAAACCGCGCGAGCGATATTCACGTCGAACCCTACGAGAAGAACCTGCGCGTCCGCTATCGCGTTGACGGTATGCTTGAAGAACAAAAGAACCCGCCGAAGAGCGTACAGTCCGCGCTCATCTCGCGTCTCAAGATCATGTCGGGCCTCGACATCGCCGAGCACCGGCTCCCGCAGGATGGCCGTTTCCGCATCAAATTCCGCGGTCACGAAGTCGATTTTCGCGTGTCGATTCTCCCGTGCTACCACGGAGAGAAAGTCGTGATGCGCGTGCTCGACAAGAGTTCGCTGTCCCTCGATCTCGATACGCTGGGGTTCGCCGAGCAGCCGATGGAGGCGTTTCGCGAGGCGCTGGCGTTGCCGTTCGGTATGATCCTCCTGACCGGACCGACGGGCAGCGGTAAGACGACCACGCTGTACAGCGCGCTGCACAAACTAAACGGCCCCGATACAAACATCATCACGGTCGAGGACCCGGTCGAATACGAACTCTTCGGCGTAAACCAGGTACAGGTACGATCGGAAATCGGGCTGACCTTCGCCGCGGGCCTGCGCAGCATTCTGCGCCAGGACCCGGACGTGATTATGGTCGGTGAAATCCGAGATGAAGAAACGGCGGACATCGCCATCAAGGCTGCGCTGACCGGCCACCTCGTGCTCAGCACGCTGCATACGAACGACGCCGCCAGCGTGTTCACCCGCCTCGTCGATATGGGTATGGAGCCGTTCCTGGTGCAGTCGTCCGTCGGTCTCGCGGCGGCGCAACGCCTGTTGCGCCGCGTGTGCCCCGACTGCAAGGAGCCCATCCGCGTTCCCGAGGAAGTGCTCGAACGCATTCAATTCAAGCATTCGCCTGGCGCTCCGCCTCCGTCGTTTGTGCGCGGCCGCGGCTGCACGAAGTGCAAGGACACCGGGTACCGCGGCCGACTCGCGGTAATCGAGGCGATGCCGAACTATCCCGATTTGCAGGACCTCATCATGACGCGGGCGCCCGCCGCGGAGATCAAGCGCGCCGCAATCCAATGCGGCATGGCGACGCTGCGGCAGAACGCGCTAAAGAAAGCCGCGGAAGGCATTACAACCATCGAGGAAGTATTGCGCGTATCGGCAGCGGACTGA
- a CDS encoding ATP-binding protein, which produces MLSWRRDKKDDTPAKPVVSSGASQRIPDAPEVAAPTGGSARVPGRTRLGELLVHEGVITQLQLNEALQKQQTTGAFIGQTLVELGYLNQSTLVLFLVKQCKIPHISLLDYNVGEDLFKLVPKDMCQQHRLLPIDKLGKILTLAMVDPLDADALEKVRELCPDLKIKPILCTWNHFEQVARKLFAETAQQPAELSMGSFGLASKKSVAPKGDTGPDEKSEANKAVAELVKEVAPVKTTAAAPKPAPAAAPKAAEPAAPARVPIPEALFDRMGDHVRVALTESLTPLIAEQQKLIALQLESAKGKPAELAREITSSMRASLLEGLAPLLEAQGKYFAQASHAPIDTSALARELGESIRASLQNAMAPLLEAQRRQPAPAAQPQFDPAALAKELGDGVRAAMLDSVLPVLQMGEPSSKGGKAAAAPAFDPKIMADHFAQYMDRSMASFAKEMREAIAANSPQKHIEDIAGRFTHALQASNAAQNERIADLTDTTKQALLALREALDTMRAPAKAPEDEHAPNVSPFPGLRATDVGQGNAALQHFDPMEEIGLGIEADDRVREALLSGRLQRAFTFEAFLSGAANTFTLSVARAVTEKFSREFTPFYIYGDVGVGKTHLVQAIGNTITARDPDLRVAYMTGLRFVSACERAARDQDLEKFRESFAHWDVLLFDDAQSVAAHKQAQDELRALLGVLTNEGRLVVVSADRAPDQLPETSHQLVSRLAAGIVSRLHAPDMPTRVAILQRHARVLRAKVADDILSLIASRVPVDVRKMTGALRKALAYAQVSGTEVTHELTEEILSHLTAIEAA; this is translated from the coding sequence ATGTTAAGTTGGCGGCGAGACAAGAAGGATGACACACCGGCAAAGCCGGTGGTCTCTTCTGGCGCCTCTCAACGCATCCCGGACGCGCCCGAAGTCGCCGCCCCAACCGGCGGCTCGGCACGGGTGCCCGGACGCACCCGGCTCGGCGAACTGCTGGTTCACGAGGGGGTCATCACCCAACTGCAACTGAACGAGGCACTGCAAAAGCAGCAGACGACCGGCGCGTTCATTGGGCAGACGCTCGTCGAACTCGGCTATCTCAATCAATCAACGCTCGTTTTGTTCCTGGTGAAGCAGTGCAAGATTCCGCATATCAGCCTGCTCGACTACAACGTCGGCGAAGACTTGTTCAAGCTCGTACCGAAAGACATGTGCCAGCAGCACCGGTTGCTGCCGATCGACAAGCTCGGGAAAATCCTCACGCTGGCAATGGTGGACCCGCTGGATGCGGACGCATTGGAAAAGGTCCGTGAGTTATGCCCGGACCTGAAGATCAAGCCGATTCTCTGCACCTGGAACCATTTCGAGCAGGTAGCGCGAAAGCTCTTCGCCGAGACCGCGCAGCAGCCCGCCGAGCTGTCGATGGGGTCGTTTGGTTTGGCGTCGAAAAAATCCGTCGCGCCGAAGGGCGATACGGGCCCCGACGAAAAGTCGGAAGCCAACAAAGCGGTCGCAGAACTGGTCAAGGAAGTCGCGCCGGTAAAGACAACCGCAGCCGCGCCGAAGCCCGCGCCGGCCGCGGCGCCGAAAGCCGCCGAACCCGCGGCGCCCGCGCGCGTGCCAATTCCCGAAGCGCTTTTCGATCGCATGGGCGACCATGTCCGCGTGGCGCTGACGGAATCGCTTACACCGCTTATTGCCGAACAACAGAAATTGATTGCTTTGCAGCTCGAATCCGCGAAGGGAAAGCCGGCGGAGTTGGCGCGCGAGATTACGTCGAGCATGCGCGCGTCGCTGCTCGAAGGCCTTGCCCCGCTGCTCGAAGCCCAGGGGAAATACTTCGCGCAGGCGTCGCACGCGCCCATCGATACGAGCGCGCTTGCGCGGGAACTCGGCGAAAGTATACGCGCGTCGCTGCAAAACGCGATGGCGCCGCTGCTCGAGGCGCAGCGCAGGCAACCCGCGCCAGCCGCACAGCCACAGTTCGATCCCGCCGCGCTCGCGAAGGAACTCGGCGACGGCGTCCGCGCGGCCATGCTGGATTCCGTGTTGCCCGTGCTTCAAATGGGCGAACCTTCGAGCAAGGGCGGCAAGGCCGCGGCCGCGCCTGCATTCGATCCCAAAATCATGGCCGACCACTTCGCGCAGTACATGGACAGAAGTATGGCCTCGTTTGCGAAGGAAATGCGCGAGGCGATAGCCGCCAACTCGCCACAAAAACACATCGAGGACATTGCGGGCCGGTTCACGCACGCGCTGCAGGCGTCGAATGCCGCGCAGAACGAACGCATTGCCGATCTGACCGACACCACGAAGCAGGCGCTGCTTGCGCTGCGCGAAGCGCTCGATACGATGCGCGCCCCCGCGAAAGCGCCGGAAGACGAACACGCGCCAAACGTGTCCCCGTTTCCGGGGTTGCGCGCGACGGACGTGGGTCAGGGCAATGCCGCGCTTCAGCACTTCGATCCGATGGAAGAAATCGGCCTGGGGATCGAGGCGGACGACCGCGTGCGCGAGGCCCTGCTTTCCGGCCGGTTGCAGCGCGCGTTCACGTTCGAGGCGTTCCTGTCCGGCGCGGCAAACACATTCACCTTGTCTGTCGCGCGCGCGGTCACGGAGAAATTCTCGCGGGAATTCACGCCGTTTTACATCTACGGCGACGTTGGCGTCGGCAAGACGCACCTGGTTCAGGCGATCGGCAACACGATTACCGCGCGCGACCCCGACCTGCGCGTGGCGTACATGACGGGCCTTCGGTTCGTCAGCGCGTGCGAACGCGCCGCGCGCGATCAGGACCTCGAGAAATTTCGCGAATCGTTCGCGCATTGGGACGTGCTCCTGTTCGACGACGCACAGAGCGTGGCCGCGCACAAGCAGGCGCAGGACGAACTGCGCGCGTTGCTCGGCGTGTTGACGAACGAAGGACGGCTCGTTGTCGTAAGCGCGGACCGCGCGCCGGACCAATTGCCCGAGACATCGCACCAGCTCGTGTCGCGCCTTGCGGCGGGCATCGTGTCGCGCCTGCACGCGCCCGATATGCCGACGCGCGTCGCGATTCTGCAACGGCACGCGCGCGTCTTGAGGGCGAAAGTTGCCGACGACATCCTGTCGCTGATCGCGTCGCGCGTTCCGGTGGACGTGCGCAAAATGACCGGCGCGTTGCGCAAGGCGTTGGCGTATGCCCAAGTGTCCGGTACGGAAGTGACGCACGAACTGACCGAGGAAATCCTGAGCCATTTGACCGCGATCGAAGCGGCGTAA